GCTTGCCGCGGTGTTGAACACGACTTCCGGAGTCAGGGGAGGAAGATTCCGGGGGTTCAGGGGGAGCCCCCCCTGGGCCCAGAGAACCAGGTAGCCGGCCACAAAGAAAAAACCGTTGGAGACGAGCAGCGTGCTTGCATACTCCTTCCACCCCATTTCCCGGTCGGCATCCAGACCGAGGAGACGGTAGAGCCCTTTTTCGATGGAGAGGTGCGGGCTCTGGAAGATCCAGGCAAGATAGCGGCCCACGAGGGGAGACAGAAGGACGATCAGCCCCAGGGAAACGAGAATCTGAATCCAGTCATTTGCAGTCATGTCAAAACTTCTCCGCACTGATCAACATTCCAAAAAGGTAGATGCACAAGGCAACAACAACGATTCCCAGAAAAATCCATTCCATCATGAAAGTCCGCTCCTTCCTGTTTCGCTCGCGCGTCTAAAGTCGCCCGAGAAACACCACATAGAGCCGGAGAAGAACAAACGTTCCTGCTCCCAGAATCAGTATCAGGAGATAGTGTCCCATCCGTGTCCCTCCGTCAGGTAAAGTGCAAAAGAACGAGAACCATGTCGATCAGTTTGATCCCGACGAAGGGGACAATGATCCCCCCGAGACCGTAAATCAGCAGGTTTCTGCGCAACAGGGCCGACGCTCCGACGGGCCGGTAGCGAATCCCCTTGAGGGCCAGGGGGATCAGGGCCGGTATGATCAGTGCGTTGAAGATGATGGCGCTTGTGACTGCAGAGACGGGCGTGGCGAGCTTCATGACGTTCAGGACGCCCAGCTGGGGATACGCCACCACGAACATGGCCGGCAGGATCGCAAAATATTTGGCGACATCATTGGCGATGGAAAATGTCGTGAGGGCTCCCCGGGTCATGAGAAGCTGCTTGCCGATTTCAACCACCTCGATGATCTTGGTCGGGTCGGAGTCGAGGTCCACCATGTTTCCGGCCTCTTTTGCCGCCTGCGTTCCCGAGTTCATTGCCAGGGCCACATCTGCCTGGGCCAGGGAAGGGGCGTCGTTGGTGCCGTCTCCGGTCATGGCGACCAGGCGTCCTTTTTCCTGTTCTTTCTTGATCAGTTGCATCTTGTCTTCGGGTTTGGCCTGTGCAAAAAAATCATCCAGGCCGGCTTCTCTGGCGATCGCCCGGGCGGTCAGAGGGTTGTCGCCTGTGACCATGACGGTCGAGACGCCCATTTTCCGGAGTCTCTCGAATCGTTCCTTGAGGCCCGGCTTGATCACGTCTTTCAGATGAATGACTCCCAGAACGGTCTTGTTTCTGGAGACAACGAGGGGCGTTCCGCCGGAGCCGGCGATTTCGGCGATGATTTCCGGCACTCCCGGAGGAAAGGACGAGCCGGTGTACGCTCGGACGGCGTCTTCCGCGCCCTTCCGGATTTCTTCGTCCGGAAGATCCACCCCGCTCATGCGCGTTTCGGGTGTGAAGGGGATGGCTTTCAGGCCTTCCGGTACCACCGGAGCGGAAAGCTCGGATGCGGCAAGGCTCACGATGCTTTTGCCTTCCGGTGTGTCGTCGGACAGGGAGGAAAGCCAGCTTGCCCGAGCCATCTCGAGATCCGAGACACCTTTTGCCGGAAGAAGCTGAACCGCCTGGCGATTTCCGAATGTGATCGTGCCGGTCTTGTCCAGGAGCAGGATATCGATATCCCCGGCCACTTCCACGGCTTTTCCGGATTTGGCGATGACGTTCGCCCGGAAAGCCCGGTCGATGCCCGCGATTCCGATCGCGGGGAGAAGTCCGGCGATGGTTGTGGGAATCAGGCAGACGAGAAGGGCGATCAGGACCGTCGGGGAGGACTGAACGCCGGCGTAGGAGGAAAACGCCGGGATGGAGGCCACGACGACGAGGAAAATGATCGTGAGTCCCACCAGAAGGATCGTCAGGGCGATTTCGTTGGGCGTTTTCTGCCGTGTTGCCCCTTCGACCAGAGAGATCATTCTGTCCAGAAATGTTTCTCCCGGATTGTTGGTGACTTCGACCCGGAGGGTGCCTGCCAGGATCCGGGTTCCTCCGGTGACGCCGGAGCGGTCGCCTCCGGATTCCCGGATGACGGGAGCGGATTCCCCCGTAATGGCGGATTCGTCGATGCTGGCCACCCCTTCCAGAATTTCTCCGTCCGTGGGAAGAATCTCTCCGGATTCGACGAGAAACTGGTCCCCTTTTTTGAGCGTGTTGCCCGGGACCATCCGGGTGGTGCCATCCGGTCCGATCAGGCGTGCCTGGGTATCGGCGCGGGTCGATCGCAGGCTTTCCGCCTGGGCGCGTCCCTGAAGCTCCGCCAGGGCTTCGGCAAAGTTCGCAAACCCGATTGTCAGCCAGAGCCAGAGGGAAATGGTGGTCGTGAAGAGAAGCTCCCCGTCCGGATGGAGCAGCGAATGGATGGCGATCAACGTCGTGATGGCGCTTCCAATCTCCACGACGAACATGACGGGGTTTTTGACCAGTTTGAGCGGATTCAGCATTGCAAGGGCCTGGAGGGAGGCGGCCAGAATAACGTTTGGGTCCAGAAGCATTTTTTTCTTCATCAAAACCTCGTTTTGTCCTGAATCATTTTCTCTCTCTTTCCTCTCCGGGATCAGAGACAGAGAATAGCCACGGTCGGAAGACGATTCAGTATAGGAGGGAAAGGGAGGGGGGAGACAATTGGCCGGATGGCCAATCCCGGTCTGGAGCCGAAAAATTGGAACCGGGGCCTTCAAAAACAAAAAGGGAGCCCTTGCGGACTCCCGGAGAAGACGTCAGGGGACGGGTTGGAGAGACCCGTCCTTCAGGATGTCAGGCTTTTTTGGGGAGGGGAGCAAGCGGCGTCGGGGAAGAGGAGTGAGGGAAGGACGATTTCCGGTGGGCCTCCTGGGAGGTTGGTTCCGGCCAGAGGCGGAACATGTCGGCCTGGATCATCCTGAGCGACCTGGAGCTTCTTTCGAGGGACGGGACAATCTGTATCCGGTCTTCGAGGGAACGAGAGACATCT
The sequence above is drawn from the Leptospirillum ferriphilum ML-04 genome and encodes:
- the kdpB gene encoding potassium-transporting ATPase subunit KdpB, which codes for MKKKMLLDPNVILAASLQALAMLNPLKLVKNPVMFVVEIGSAITTLIAIHSLLHPDGELLFTTTISLWLWLTIGFANFAEALAELQGRAQAESLRSTRADTQARLIGPDGTTRMVPGNTLKKGDQFLVESGEILPTDGEILEGVASIDESAITGESAPVIRESGGDRSGVTGGTRILAGTLRVEVTNNPGETFLDRMISLVEGATRQKTPNEIALTILLVGLTIIFLVVVASIPAFSSYAGVQSSPTVLIALLVCLIPTTIAGLLPAIGIAGIDRAFRANVIAKSGKAVEVAGDIDILLLDKTGTITFGNRQAVQLLPAKGVSDLEMARASWLSSLSDDTPEGKSIVSLAASELSAPVVPEGLKAIPFTPETRMSGVDLPDEEIRKGAEDAVRAYTGSSFPPGVPEIIAEIAGSGGTPLVVSRNKTVLGVIHLKDVIKPGLKERFERLRKMGVSTVMVTGDNPLTARAIAREAGLDDFFAQAKPEDKMQLIKKEQEKGRLVAMTGDGTNDAPSLAQADVALAMNSGTQAAKEAGNMVDLDSDPTKIIEVVEIGKQLLMTRGALTTFSIANDVAKYFAILPAMFVVAYPQLGVLNVMKLATPVSAVTSAIIFNALIIPALIPLALKGIRYRPVGASALLRRNLLIYGLGGIIVPFVGIKLIDMVLVLLHFT